One window from the genome of Oryctolagus cuniculus chromosome 1, mOryCun1.1, whole genome shotgun sequence encodes:
- the LOC100338201 gene encoding olfactory receptor 10D3, protein MEVNNCSVVAEFILLGIPLTEGLETMLFVLFLPFYVCTLLGNLSILVAVISSTRLHTPMYFFLENLSVFDMGFSSVTCPKMLLYLMGLSRLISYKDCVFHLFFFHFLGSIECFLYTVMAYDRFAAICYPLRYTTIMNPRICVALAVGTWLLGCIHSSILTSLTFTLPYCGPNNVDNFFCDIPALLPLASADTSMAQRVSFTNVGLVSLVCFLLILVSYLRITVAILSIHTTEGRCHAFSTCSAHLIAILCAYGPIITVYLQPTPNPMLGTVVQILMNLVGPMLNPLIYTLRNKEVKAVLKTILHRRALISKS, encoded by the coding sequence ATGGAGGTGAATAACTGCTCGGTGGTTGCTGAGTTCATCCTGCTGGGAATCCCACTCACGGAGGGCCTGGAGACTATGCTTTTTGTCTTATTCTTGCCCTTCTATGTCTGCACTCTGCTGGGAAATTTATCTATCCTCGTGGCTGTCATTTCTTCTACTCGTCTTCACACACCCATGTATTTCTTCCTGGAGAACTTGTCCGTGTTTGACATGGGTTTCTCCTCTGTGACGTGTCCCAAAATGCTGCTGTACCTTATGGGACTGAGTCGACTCATCTCCTACAAAGACTGTGTCTTCCACCTCTTCTTCTTCCATTTCCTTGGAAGCATCGAGTGCTTTTTGTATActgtgatggcctatgaccgtTTTGCTGCCATTTGTTATCCTCTGCGGTACACAACCATCATGAACCCTAGAATCTGTGTAGCCCTTGCTGTGGGCACGTGGCTGTTAGGGTGCATCCATTCCAGCATCTTGACTTCTCTCACCTTCACATTGCCCTACTGTGGCCCCAATAATGTGGATAACTTCTTCTGTGATATCCCAGCACTCTTGCCCTTGGCCTCTGCTGACACATCCATGGCACAGAGGGTGAGTTTTACCAATGTTGGCCTTGTATCTCTTGTCTGCTTTCTCCTAATCCTTGTGTCCTACCTTCGAATCACAGTCGCTATCTTGAGTATTCACACAACTGAGGGACGCTGCCATGCCTTCTCTACCTGTAGTGCTCACCTCATCGCCATCCTGTGTGCCTATGGGCCCATCATTACAGTCTACCTACAGCCCACACCCAACCCCATGCTGGGAACTGTGGTGCAAATTCTGATGAACCTGGTAGGACCAATGCTAAACCCTTTGATCTATACCTTGAGGAATAAGGAAGTAAAAGCAGTCCTAAAAACAATATTGCACAGGAGAGCCCTTATCTCCAAAAGTTAG